In the genome of Quercus robur chromosome 3, dhQueRobu3.1, whole genome shotgun sequence, one region contains:
- the LOC126717734 gene encoding geranyl diphosphate phosphohydrolase-like, whose translation MENNNGAVEVAVVVFLLRGKKVLLGRRRSSVGHSTFSLPGGHLEFGESFEECASRELKEETGLDIKQMELLTVKNHLFLEDPEPAHYVTIFMRAVLANPEQVPQNLEPHRCDGWDWYGWDNLPKPLFWPLEKMVQAGFNPFPTA comes from the exons ATGGAGAATAACAATGGTGCAGTGGAAGTAGCAGTGGTGGTTTTCTTGTTGAGGGGGAAAAAGGTCCTCCTTGGGCGCCGCCGCTCCTCTGTTGGTCACTCCACTTTTTCTCTTCCAGGCGGCCATCTTGAgtttg GGGAAAGCTTTGAGGAATGTGCTAGCAGAGAATTAAAGGAGGAAACTGGATTGGACATCAAGCAAATGGAGCTATTAACGGTCAAAAACCATCTTTTCCTTGAGGATCCAGAGCCAGCCCATTACGTCACCATTTTCATGCGTGCAGTCTTGGCAAATCCAGAGCAAGTCCCCCAAAATCTTGAGCCGCACAGGTGTGATGGGTGGGACTGGTACGGGTGGGATAACCTTCCTAAGCCGCTCTTTTGGCCATTAGAGAAAATGGTGCAAGCCGGCTTTAATCCCTTCCCAACTGCCTAG